Within the Flavobacterium sp. N502536 genome, the region CCTTTTACTAAAATTGGAGTGTTGTGATTGTTGATGTTTGGCATTTCGGCATCAATATTCCAATTTTCACCGTTTCTTCTGGCAGTTAAATGTGTAAAATGATGTCGGGTTCTGATTGGGTTTAACTCGGCTGTAATTTGAGCCTGTGTTAAAGGATTGTTTTCTGAGGCCGTCGCCAGGGTTCGTAAAGCTTGTAATCCATCTCCCCAATGTGCCAGAACTTCAGGTGTTGGTGGATTTGGCGGGGCAGTTGCACCGGGAGGTGTTCCGGTTGTTCCTGCATTCGGATTTCCTGTTGAGTCGGTCACCTGAGGAGTTGCACTTCCTTCTCCTCCGGTTGTTCCTTCCTGAAATTCAGCCGGATGCTCCGCAGCTGTTGATTGTGCTGGCGGTACATGATCGTTCATCAAATCGGTCATGAACTTATCGGAGTTAAAATCAACAGGAGCAAACTCAACTTCAGGCAACTGGTCTGAACCTAAAACATAATCTACATCGGCACCAATACCAAATTCACCCGGCAGCGGATATTCTAATTCTCCTAAAGGCCAGGTCCATTTATCGTCAGGTGCAGGCGACCACCACGGGCTGTCTAATTCAACAAACAAATCACCACCTAACGCCAAAAAGGGCTGTGCCGCCATTTCTGCATGTCCGTGTATGTAAAACTCTCCCTGTCTTCCAGCTTCGGGAGAAGCCGTTTCTCTATAACCTATTGTTGGTGTAGCATCAACATAACCTCTAATTCCGGCAAGGGCATTAACCCCTACACCTACTTTTACATCATGACCTAATAATTCGACACCCAATCCGCCTTCGGCACGTAATCGTAAACCTGCAAACATAGACATGTTGAAAGAGGCCGAAAGACTAAAATCATTAAATACCGCCGGATCAGTAGAGTAAGTTCCGACTGCCCTGATGTTGTAAATTTTTGCAGGGCCAATTTTAGCCAGTGCTTCCAAGCCAATATTGGCAAACAAGAAAACATTACCCACCAATGGCACGCCATATAAGGTGCGGACTTCTACCGTAAAAATTTCTCTTATGTAATCGCGCTGGGCAAACAATTCGACTTCTGCAGGTGGCGTTATTTCTCCATGAATCGTAACATGACCTTCATTGTCTATGATCACCATGGCTCTGCCTGTCATCCATTCGGTAAAACTAAAATCGACTTCACCCCAGCCGGCCATCGCTCTTGGGCCCGGGGTTGGTCCGCTGTTTGCTTCGGGAACTCCATTGGCTTCTCTGGCACTCTCGTCAATTTGAGTAGGATCGAGCTGACTCAAAGCTGCGTTTCTTGCTGTCGCAGCATCGGTTACCAATAAGGTTACCTGACCGCTTATTTTGTCGGTTTGATAGCCTACGGTTCCTCTGATATCGAAAGTTCCGTTTAGAAAAGCAGCGTGGATACTGCCGTTAAAATTGGCGATATTTACGGCCAAATCAACTTCACCCGTTATGTTTCCTTCGGCATTACGTTCAATTGTAATCTGAGCCGGATTGAGGTTGGGAACTTCAATCGTTCCACCGGCTCTAAAGGTGATCGCATCTCCCTGGATACCAAAGTCAAGAGTTGCATTTACAAAGCCCCCCAGCGAAACGGGAATCCCATTTGCGGTTAAGGTTAAGCTGCCGCCTTCAATACTGTTTTGAACGTTAGGGACACTGGTTACATCAATTCCAACCCAGCCAAAGGCTTCGCTATTGTCTTTAATCGCATTGATTAAACCGGCAGGATTTGCAACGAGTCTGTCGCCGGTTTTTACTGTAATATATCCGGATATAGCATTGTTTTCAATTCGAACCGCCAAAGCCGGAGTGATATTGACACTGCTAAGAGAATTTAAATAGCTGATGTTTAGATTGATACTTTGTCTGTTGTCTTTGGTGTTGTAGGTACCGTCCGTATTTTTTTTCATTTTGATGGTACCGGATGCCCATCGGCCAAAAGTTACGTTTACATCTGCACCTCTGCTTCCTGCCGCTTCAATTTGGGCTGCAATGGCTTCTGGCGGCGTAAATGTTGCCGTTTGCAAAGAAATACGTTCGCCGCTTCCTGCTCTTGCCGGAGCTGGAGCCGTTACCGTTTTCTGAATCATTTTCGGCTGAACCGTATTGGCTCCTTGCTGAACCGTATGCGTTAATTCGTGGGCGAGCAAATGTTTACCGTCCTGCGAATTCGGATTGTATTTTCCTTCGTTAAAATAAATATTGTTTCCGGTGGCAAAGGCCTGCGCTCCTAATTGTCGATTCATCTGAACCGCAGTAGCGTCATTGTGGATGCGAACCTTGCTGAAATCGGTTCCAAAACCGGTTTCCATTTCGTTTTTTACTTTTCCGGGCAAGGGGCTGCCACCACCTTTACTACTGTTTAAGGTGCTTTCAAGGTTAGTAGTATCAGAAGGGTTTGCGTCTGCAGCGGCACTCAGTTGCAGTTCTTGTTCTTCTTCTTTGGCCTGGATTTCTTCCTCTTCTTTAGCCTGAATGTCTTCTTCTTTTTTCTTCTGAATTAAAGGCTTTACAGCGGAGCTTGTTTCTTTGTTTTTTGGATGTTCCGTTTTAATCGTATCCGTTGTATGGGTTGAAAAATCGGCTTTTTCAACAGCGCTTTTTTGCTGAAGCTCTTCTTCTTTCTTCGGCTGTACCAAA harbors:
- a CDS encoding DUF4157 domain-containing protein, translated to MSAFGTKTASSTPHSSSFNSRKGEDFFGVQAKLNIGKSNDKYEVEADKAADKVVSNQKTAAADPFFSAPALVQNKTVPEKPAVEAISPAVQSKLEATPNKPAATNGSFFHPAPVIQNKQQQEIQQKNNPEKEVQKENTVEKITPVVSLKSEKEESAVNKTESPEPKEKTGSSKSLVQPKKEEELQQKSAVEKADFSTHTTDTIKTEHPKNKETSSAVKPLIQKKKEEDIQAKEEEEIQAKEEEQELQLSAAADANPSDTTNLESTLNSSKGGGSPLPGKVKNEMETGFGTDFSKVRIHNDATAVQMNRQLGAQAFATGNNIYFNEGKYNPNSQDGKHLLAHELTHTVQQGANTVQPKMIQKTVTAPAPARAGSGERISLQTATFTPPEAIAAQIEAAGSRGADVNVTFGRWASGTIKMKKNTDGTYNTKDNRQSINLNISYLNSLSSVNITPALAVRIENNAISGYITVKTGDRLVANPAGLINAIKDNSEAFGWVGIDVTSVPNVQNSIEGGSLTLTANGIPVSLGGFVNATLDFGIQGDAITFRAGGTIEVPNLNPAQITIERNAEGNITGEVDLAVNIANFNGSIHAAFLNGTFDIRGTVGYQTDKISGQVTLLVTDAATARNAALSQLDPTQIDESAREANGVPEANSGPTPGPRAMAGWGEVDFSFTEWMTGRAMVIIDNEGHVTIHGEITPPAEVELFAQRDYIREIFTVEVRTLYGVPLVGNVFLFANIGLEALAKIGPAKIYNIRAVGTYSTDPAVFNDFSLSASFNMSMFAGLRLRAEGGLGVELLGHDVKVGVGVNALAGIRGYVDATPTIGYRETASPEAGRQGEFYIHGHAEMAAQPFLALGGDLFVELDSPWWSPAPDDKWTWPLGELEYPLPGEFGIGADVDYVLGSDQLPEVEFAPVDFNSDKFMTDLMNDHVPPAQSTAAEHPAEFQEGTTGGEGSATPQVTDSTGNPNAGTTGTPPGATAPPNPPTPEVLAHWGDGLQALRTLATASENNPLTQAQITAELNPIRTRHHFTHLTARRNGENWNIDAEMPNINNHNTPILVKGVRGAGEEANAEANGETNAVKGEILQIEKPFEETDGDRHTLRFRDNHNTIQLMVHSDPKDIFEYLHSDEVDQNDSTVRDAIRLATEIRTMANNAANTSGVIPNLNSKMRELSEMMGHIRGNLRRYLPANPVYNYQPQGNKAHKAEVTLLSPNRSGGTEPGGSFVQGWEAIQTGGLTRGAGHWKRLHLINQGFGGFGVPENLTPGTTSNNSSYDNRFDDPVKTLIGSRPNDPTKQGVVKIAAEVDHYYSGEFPANVSAPLGGTLDVKDANNRVTRDNYAQHIKFEAWEYTYHNRNWELGNKFVDAGLDIDLPDWNSVNPPVIGVGTRSEIVRAYNSLQPRDKYRVDSLLSTPFESILTDTVMDIIRSRTYSNVTVFRTAIIAEITAPTTPSGRRTTDTIDRLNDIKDVIPIMVNANVLKF